From a single Nicotiana tomentosiformis chromosome 2, ASM39032v3, whole genome shotgun sequence genomic region:
- the LOC104098610 gene encoding protein GLUTAMINE DUMPER 3-like — MRLSNCDRQYSCSVWRWNSTVPYLFGGLAIIFLLISIAIVILACAHCQKKWRISSPMTRGEVIEENHGNSGTLMPGNVNNQIDIIVMKPKIVVIMAGDDKPSYLATPSLA; from the coding sequence ATGAGGCTTTCGAATTGTGATAGACAATATTCTTGCTCAGTCTGGAGATGGAATTCTACAGTCCCTTATCTTTTTGGAGGCTTAGCCATTATATTTCTACTCATTTCTATAGCAATTGTCATCCTTGCCTGTGCACATTGCCAGAAGAAATGGCGTATCTCATCGCCAATGACAAGGGGAGAGGTCATAgaggaaaaccatggaaacagtGGAACGTTAATGCCCGGAAATGTTAATAACCAGATTGACATCATTGTAATGAAACCAAAGATTGTTGTCATCATGGCTGGTGATGACAAGCCTAGCTACTTGGCCACTCCATCTCTTGCTTGA